One Cellulosimicrobium protaetiae genomic region harbors:
- the rnhA gene encoding ribonuclease HI — protein sequence MWTDGACKGNPGPGGWGVLMRSKGREKELFGGDPATTNNRMELTAVIEGLRALTRPCDVTLHVDSSYVMNGMRSWIAGWKRNGWRTKDKKPVKNVELWQALDAEVARHEVRWVWVKGHAGDPGNERADQLANRGVDLVRDGARPS from the coding sequence ATGTGGACCGACGGCGCGTGCAAGGGCAACCCCGGTCCGGGCGGGTGGGGAGTGCTCATGCGCTCGAAGGGGCGTGAGAAGGAGCTCTTCGGCGGGGATCCCGCGACCACGAACAACCGGATGGAGCTGACCGCCGTCATCGAGGGGCTGCGTGCGCTCACCCGGCCGTGCGACGTCACCCTCCACGTCGACTCCTCGTACGTCATGAACGGCATGCGGTCGTGGATCGCAGGCTGGAAGCGCAACGGCTGGCGTACCAAGGACAAGAAGCCGGTCAAGAACGTCGAGCTGTGGCAGGCGCTCGACGCCGAGGTAGCGCGGCACGAGGTGCGCTGGGTCTGGGTCAAGGGGCACGCCGGGGACCCCGGCAACGAACGCGCCGACCAGCTGGCGAACCGTGGGGTCGACCTCGTGCGGGACGGTGCGCGTCCTTCCTGA
- a CDS encoding glycosyl hydrolase encodes MASALAAALAAGGLAAVQATTAAADTVPVGSGSYTTDPVGPTPEACAAVEADPRAFVTDDAPSTPLPTNDWWTSLAYKKLDCAWSAPLHAHPASYQPGPQGLGISYTTTPAISGTSTGVSEYHFPYVEDLRAGVTGLAAPHVAVDDWTDWTVSPIWDDGARTLRATIGHGLPFAWFEATGGDAVLTASATPDVWLSDGARLGLSVNGHDYVAFAPPGASWTRSGTTFTAPLGGDGFFSVAVLPDGDASSRADLADVFADAAYSPVTGTTADYAYDEATSRVTTRYALETTPWPGTGGSDGTVAALYPHQAAYLDGGPAPLDATYTSARGDLTVLAGIDAFTTVDTFRGVLPEVPAVATGAGADRATLEGFLDQVAADPLDQRGNDTYWTGKALGRATRIVEIADQLGRTAQRDAALDEVRTLLTDWFTASPGKTERVFAYDADWGTLIGYPGSYGSDTELNDHHFHYGYYVAAAATLARFDPQWAQDYGGMVDLLVRDANGYDRDETRFPYLRDFDVYAGHDWASGHGAFAAGNNQESSSEGMNFAGALIQWGEATGDTAARDAGIYLYTTQSAAIQRYWLDAEGTTFPDGFEHETVGMVWGDGGAYATWFSAEAEMIQGINTLPITGSHLYLGYHPERVRALYDHLKTVNGGSPTVWQDILWSFLALGDGDAALANVRGGYPTPEEGESRAHTFHWTANLAALGTVDTTVTADHPLAATFTDDGARTYVASNVTADDLTVTFSDGTTLDVAAGTTATTGAHTWSGGSATGGPTDPTDPTDPTDPTDPTDPTDPTEFTATLHLGGNGTLGADPGTASDVVLASAGGATRDGTPHDPVTFEITDVTATHGGGSSAFSLPVDAGTAVGLAVQVRMSYDLTGDGTWDRTETYPYFATDPVPGPETYSSAGRPATTTGTLGNLDGGTIRLEAWSVLGTATPTLTTGPTATLTVPFS; translated from the coding sequence GTGGCCTCCGCACTCGCTGCGGCCCTCGCCGCGGGCGGCCTGGCCGCGGTGCAGGCGACGACCGCGGCGGCCGACACGGTCCCCGTCGGGTCGGGCAGCTACACGACCGACCCGGTCGGCCCGACGCCGGAGGCGTGCGCCGCGGTCGAGGCGGACCCGCGCGCGTTCGTGACCGACGACGCGCCGAGCACGCCGCTGCCGACCAACGACTGGTGGACCTCGCTCGCGTACAAGAAGCTCGACTGCGCCTGGAGCGCGCCGCTGCACGCGCACCCGGCGTCGTACCAGCCGGGGCCGCAGGGCCTCGGCATCTCGTACACGACCACGCCCGCCATCTCAGGCACCAGCACGGGGGTCTCCGAGTATCACTTCCCGTACGTCGAGGACCTGCGCGCCGGGGTGACGGGACTGGCCGCGCCGCACGTCGCCGTCGACGACTGGACCGACTGGACGGTGTCCCCGATCTGGGACGACGGCGCGCGCACGCTGCGCGCGACGATCGGCCACGGCCTCCCGTTCGCGTGGTTCGAGGCGACCGGCGGCGACGCGGTCCTCACCGCGAGCGCCACGCCGGACGTCTGGTTGTCCGACGGCGCGCGGCTTGGCCTGTCGGTAAACGGCCACGACTACGTCGCGTTCGCCCCGCCCGGGGCGTCGTGGACGCGCTCGGGCACGACCTTCACGGCGCCGCTCGGCGGCGACGGCTTCTTCTCGGTCGCGGTCCTGCCCGACGGCGACGCGTCCTCGCGCGCCGACCTCGCCGACGTCTTCGCGGACGCCGCGTACTCCCCCGTCACCGGGACGACGGCCGACTACGCGTACGACGAGGCGACGTCGCGCGTCACGACGAGGTACGCCCTCGAGACCACGCCGTGGCCCGGGACGGGCGGCAGTGACGGGACCGTCGCTGCGCTGTACCCGCACCAGGCGGCGTACCTCGACGGCGGGCCGGCACCACTCGACGCGACCTACACGTCGGCGCGCGGGGACCTGACCGTCCTCGCGGGGATCGACGCGTTCACGACCGTCGACACGTTCCGCGGGGTGCTGCCCGAGGTCCCGGCCGTCGCGACCGGCGCCGGCGCGGACCGCGCGACCCTCGAGGGATTCCTCGACCAGGTCGCGGCCGACCCGCTCGACCAGCGCGGCAACGACACGTACTGGACCGGCAAGGCGCTCGGCCGCGCGACGCGCATCGTGGAGATCGCCGACCAGCTCGGCCGCACGGCCCAGCGCGACGCCGCGCTCGACGAGGTCCGCACGCTGCTCACCGACTGGTTCACGGCGAGCCCGGGCAAGACCGAGCGCGTCTTCGCGTACGACGCCGACTGGGGCACGCTCATCGGCTACCCGGGGTCCTACGGTTCGGACACCGAGCTCAACGACCACCACTTCCACTACGGCTACTACGTCGCGGCCGCGGCGACCCTCGCCCGGTTCGACCCGCAGTGGGCGCAGGACTACGGCGGCATGGTCGACCTGCTCGTCCGCGACGCGAACGGCTACGACCGCGACGAGACCCGGTTCCCGTACCTGCGCGACTTCGACGTCTACGCGGGCCACGACTGGGCGTCCGGGCACGGCGCGTTCGCGGCGGGCAACAACCAGGAGTCGTCGTCGGAGGGCATGAACTTCGCGGGCGCGCTCATCCAGTGGGGCGAGGCGACCGGGGACACCGCCGCCCGCGACGCGGGCATCTACCTCTACACGACGCAGTCGGCCGCGATCCAGCGGTACTGGCTCGACGCCGAGGGCACGACGTTCCCGGACGGCTTCGAGCACGAGACCGTCGGCATGGTGTGGGGCGACGGCGGTGCGTACGCGACGTGGTTCAGCGCCGAGGCGGAGATGATCCAGGGCATCAACACCCTGCCGATCACCGGCTCGCACCTGTACCTGGGGTACCACCCGGAGCGCGTGCGCGCGCTCTACGACCATCTCAAGACCGTCAACGGCGGGTCGCCGACCGTGTGGCAGGACATCCTGTGGAGCTTCCTCGCGCTGGGCGACGGAGACGCGGCGCTCGCTAACGTGCGCGGCGGGTACCCGACACCCGAGGAGGGCGAGTCCCGTGCCCACACGTTCCACTGGACGGCGAACCTCGCCGCTCTCGGCACCGTCGACACCACCGTGACGGCGGACCACCCCCTCGCCGCGACGTTCACCGACGACGGCGCTCGCACCTACGTCGCCTCGAACGTCACCGCCGACGACCTCACCGTGACGTTCTCCGACGGCACGACGCTCGACGTCGCAGCAGGCACCACCGCGACGACGGGGGCCCACACCTGGAGCGGCGGCAGCGCCACGGGTGGCCCGACCGATCCCACCGACCCGACAGACCCCACGGACCCCACGGACCCGACCGACCCGACCGATCCCACGGAGTTCACGGCGACGCTGCACCTCGGCGGGAACGGGACGCTCGGCGCCGACCCCGGCACGGCGAGCGACGTCGTCCTGGCGTCCGCGGGCGGCGCAACGCGGGACGGCACCCCGCACGACCCGGTGACGTTCGAGATCACCGACGTGACGGCGACGCACGGCGGCGGGAGCAGCGCATTCTCGCTGCCCGTCGACGCGGGTACGGCAGTGGGCCTCGCGGTCCAGGTCCGTATGAGCTACGACCTAACCGGCGACGGCACGTGGGACCGCACCGAGACATATCCCTACTTCGCGACCGACCCGGTCCCCGGACCCGAGACCTACTCCTCCGCAGGCCGGCCGGCCACCACGACGGGAACGCTCGGGAACCTCGACGGCGGCACGATCCGGCTCGAGGCATGGAGCGTCCTCGGCACGGCCACCCCCACCCTCACGACAGGCCCGACCGCCACCCTGACGGTCCCCTTCTCCTGA